In Phoenix dactylifera cultivar Barhee BC4 chromosome 11, palm_55x_up_171113_PBpolish2nd_filt_p, whole genome shotgun sequence, the following are encoded in one genomic region:
- the LOC103721295 gene encoding uncharacterized protein LOC103721295, with amino-acid sequence MPKERRTRSASFERRSRGSPFPCSSSCDRRHSSSSSSSSASCRPCESSVPSAKDTKEWEEIHCPVCMEHPHNAVLLLCASREKGCRAFMCDTSYRHSNCLDQYRKSFSESQPSQQGAEGQQPEKLLCPLCRGLVTGWTVVEPARQYLNAKIRGCAMESCGFSGVYGELRRHARKEHPSVRPSEVDPERQRDWRRLEQQRDLGDLFSMFRSPIAGEEDGIGVIGDDEELSGGTIPFPSITVFLIVQVTRAGGMGSPRPSLRSSRSSSRGSSRSRRGRGMILWEETFSEQESSGRPTSNGIDDADDDGNASRAEDAPVASRQGQGRRRRQLRMSDNDDEEDDEDELL; translated from the coding sequence ATGCCGAAGGAAAGGAGGACCCGTTCTGCATCCTTTGAACGAAGATCTCGTGGGTCACCTTTCCCATGCAGCTCGTCCTGCGATCGTaggcattcttcttcttcttcttcttcttcggcctcttgcagaccttgtgaatCTAGTGTTCCATCCGCCAAGGACACGAAGGAGTGGGAGGAGATCCATTGCCCTGTGTGCATGGAGCACCCTCACAATGCTGTTCTCCTTCTCTGCGCCTCCCGGGAGAAGGGTTGTCGCGCTTTCATGTGCGACACCAGCTACCGCCATTCTAATTGCCTGGACCAGTACCGCAAGTCATTTTCTGAATCCCAACCGTCTCAACAGGGTGCCGAGGGTCAACAGCCGGAAAAGCTCTTGTGCCCTCTGTGCCGTGGGCTCGTTACTGGCTGGACCGTGGTGGAGCCTGCACGCCAGTATCTCAATGCTAAGATCCGTGGCTGCGCTATGGAGTCCTGTGGGTTCAGCGGGGTTTATGGCGAGCTGAGAAGGCATGCTAGGAAAGAGCACCCCTCTGTGCGTCCATCAGAGGTCGaccctgaacgacaacgagaTTGGCGGAGGTTGGAGCAACAGCGCGATCTTGGCGACCTGTTCAGCATGTTTCGGTCGCCCATCGCTGGAGAGGAGGATGGCATCGGCGTCATCGGGGACGATGAAGAGTTAAGTGGCGGTACAATCCCATTTCCCTCGATCACAGTTTTCTTGATTGTACAGGTGACTCGAGCAGGAGGTATGGGTTCCCCACGACCATCTTTGCGTTCCTCGAGGAGCTCCTCGAGAGGTTCCTCACGGAGCCGAAGAGGAAGGGGAATGATCCTGTGGGAAGAGACCTTCAGCGAGCAGGAGTCCTCCGGCAGACCAACCAGCAACGGTATTGATGATGCGGACGATGATGGTAATGCCAGCAGAGCTGAGGATGCGCCTGTTGCTTCTCGACAAGGCCAGGGGAGACGCCGGCGGCAGCTGAGGATGTCGGACAATGACGACGAGGAGGACGATGAAGATGAGTTGCTGTGA